The DNA sequence ACAACACTTATCAATCAacaaattagtattatttttatggtaGAGCTACGTTCACGAAAGCGACGCACAATATTTGATGATTGATCATTAATTTGTCAATGTCAAAAAGCACAGACTTAAGACTGCTCTGAGAATCTGTCTGAAATGTTAAAAAACGGGGCTTGGTAATTATTATCGTTACTAATTACCATTATAAAATACCAACATTAATTTTTTCcgataacttttaaaataaaattaataatggaGACGTTTTTTAACATTAAGTTTTACCggtaaatagaataataacgATATCGATAACGTTACCTCTGACGTCATACTATAAAGGGAcattcattaattacgtgagctatttttcgaccTGTTTAGCCCCTCCACCtcttaggtgagatttagtgagatttgtCTGGACCCCCCCTCCAACGTGAGATTGGCgtgaatataatagagattgacACCAAACaataaactgttcaagtatactagagttaacttatttaaattaaataaaattcaaagcaaaaaactaaatgattttaatagccatgatttttattttagaggGCAAAATGaacacttaaaatatattttttgtaatatctataatattttatatttttgaagttgatgtgaGATTTCCAATTATCCCCCCTCGGTTTAATTATGATTTgatgagatttcattggactCCTCCCTACCCATTCTGAGTTCgtgtaattaatggatgtccccatAGCGATATTTTACTGATACCTCTTCAACGTTGCCGCTCCGTACAAAAGTTGTCAACTCGATACGCAGGAATCTTCACACTCCGCGTTACGCCACTGAGGATTAATGAGAGCGGCAACAACATGTGGCATTCAATTATTGCATCGaattaatctaaatatatacaaaactagcggacccggcagacgttgtcctgacctaaaaacagctaccaaattttatagcttacataccgatagcagcgccacctaccgggtccaattgagataaaaactaccatatcttccaagttagaccaaattacagatgcttacaaaaattgataaaaattgattcagtagtttcggagctacatacagatagcagcgccacctatcgggtccaactgagataaaaactaccatcttccaagttagactaaattacaaatgcttataaaacttgataaaaattcgttcagtagtttcggagctacgtaccaatagcagcgccacctatcgggtcaaattgagataaaaactaccatatcttccaagttagaccaaattacagatgcttaaaaaatttggtaaaaattggttcagtagtttcggagttacatacatttaaaatgttcATTGTCAACACCCAACACCCAACCCCGAaatccttattggggatgagttatcctaaaatccgctcattgatcatttctGTGTCACatatataggagattcgtaccaaatttggagtcgatagaagctatagtttaaaaacgggaattttccattgttaacggccccgcaagaatataataatgtgaaatagctagttgataccatttttactgtatgtaaattaaattaaaatgcggtctacgattaagatcaatttaatcattaataacttacgtaaaatgcgccctaatatattatttaacatgaattttattgaatagcaataaagttcaaattgactctacattttagttagaaaacgtttgtatgggaaaaagaaaagggctgtttttagggttttcccggatattattcgaatttttctcaccTTTTAAACCTTCCCTAGACCTCCACGAACATTTCCAGACCAAGATAAGATAAATCCGgtcagccgttctcgagttttagcgagactAACGAACGGCAATTGATTTTCATATAGTTATATAgactagcaacccgccccggcttcgcacggatgcaatgctgatactaaatataccacagaatgtctttatttaaagtgtgaagctagcttatagcatggttattaacataataacaacaacattcaaatatgcgtcgttagattacacgttattacagaatgcgttgaagaaataaaggttcacagCCCGTTCCCcttaggtgatagcgtgataatatgtagcctatatgttgaccagaCTTCTTATTAATAtccgtgccaaatttgaagtaaactcatgcaatactttttgagtttatcccggacatacatacagacaaacagaagaacagaaaaatagacaaaaattctaaaaactatattattggcttcggtatcaattgtagatcacaccttaagtatttttttaaagaaatattcaatgtacagctTTGATTTTCCtcccattttattatatgtatagatagataagcgtcacgttgtttgttcgcgatggactcctaaactacataaccgattttaatgaaatttgcaCACACACCGTGTCCAGTTTGACCCAAATTAAAAGATgggctttatattattttgatatatgtaatttataaaataatatttaagtgtataatACAAGATAGGTTAAAAAATATGCgcctatataaaataaaatttatgtttcccatcgcatttttttctttatattcgtATGGTATTTACTCTTTAAGTAACGATTCATAAATATAGTCCCTGGATGACGGAGCTTAGCTCGATAttcttagtaaatcgtgttttttggatattattaaccgacttccaaaaaaggaggaggttctcaattcgactgtattttttttttaatgtatgtcacatcagaacttttgaccgtgtggaccgatttcgacaatttttttttaatcgaaaggtggtgtgtgccaattggtcccatttaaatttatttgagatctaataactactttttgagttatatctaataatgcgtttttacttgacgcttttttcgtcgacctacgttgtatttatactgcataactttctactggatgtaccgattttgataattcttttttgttggaaaggagatatccctcgTTTgataccatgacaaggaaaccaggatctgatgatgggatcccagagaaatcgagggaaacgcttgaaaatccgcaataacattttactgggtataccgattttgataattctttttttgttggaaagaagatatccctagtttagtaccatgataaggaaaccaggatctgatgatgggatcccagagaaatcgagggaaactcttgaaaatccgcaataactttttactgggtgtaccgatttgaataatttttaatttaatcgaaagctgatatttgtcatgtggtcacatataaattttattgagatctgatgaccactttttgagtaatctttgataacgcgtagttacttgagtattttttcgtcgatctacgttgtattactcgtcgatgtaattgaagtcggttttttttttcgtttgcgagcaaacacaattatatttaaataccaattacatattaataaaatatgaatactatttttcgatcttactgatataataataaaatgaaaaaactaactagataggattagaaataagactatccgcaagagaacaaaagtaaccgacatagcccgcagaattaacaagttgaagtggcagtgggctggtcacctgtgtcgcagaacCGATGGTCGTTgaagtagacgggtcctggagtggtgGTCGCGTCccggcaaacgcagtgtgggacgtggATGCCCGTtaaccgacgatctacgtaagattaccggtgtaggctggatgaggattgcgaaaaaccgagatgtctggcgcgaaatcggggaggcctatgtccagcagtggactgcgatggctGCGCTGACTGACTGAGGTACGGTCTTAACCTAAAATGGAGAGATAGATCACCTTTTTatcaccgaaccgcaaggcatcgcatgaattgGAGTACTCTTCCGGCTTTTTTTCAACTAACTATAACttaggtatctttaaatcaagagtgaataggcaccttctaggcaagcgcgaactatcttaggctgcatctttactttaaaaaaatggaaatcTCCCTGTCACTACTACTAGTATAACTATGCTGCGAGTTGATATACTCCCTATACATCTGCAACATAGCTCTCTACCATCCCGTTATATTCATTCCATCTGCCGTGTCATTGGTTTGTAAGACAGCAAATTCTCTCTAGCCTACAGTTCTCCTTGCTCCTCAAGTCGGGGCGACCTGCGATTCTCTTGAATATTGCTAGTTCATCGCTCCCAAGCAAGCCCAAACGTTTCCTCgtgtgtataaaataaaagtataaaataaggtaaaattaataatgagaCTTCCTATATACACTTTCTAAAGTCTATTCTTTTCGGTGAAATTTTGACTTTTCattgttaataaaaacaaagtaaactaaaaatattagcGACTTCTACAAAAGGATCAAGtttctgatattttttaattacttttactcTAACTTAATAAGACCATTTGTGatcatatcatttattttatcaaatcatTTGACATAATTTTGTGCACGAAATAGAAAACattagtgtgctttagatcacacgactgaagtaaaacttacgacaCGTAACTCTCtatattcactaacttatatctccttttTAACTTTCGTTCGGcacgcccaatcacacttttcgtaacgctctcgtcacgcatcgCTCGCGTCGCTAGCTTCCTCCCCAAGCCAAGCGCgtgtaaagaagctttacttcaaaaactagtTTTTCCTCTTTCCCTATTTTGTGTATGACCACCATATTAAAGTAATAGGTAAGTATGTAAGGTCATCTCAGAATATGAGCTTGCCCATGCACCGTACAGCCGCTTTTCGCGGTAACTTTAAATATACTGCAACTTAGTGTTGGAATAACTTGCCACCACCGCTATGTAATTGAACAATCaaatcaagttttaaaaaactgtataaaaGAACCTTACTTTTAgggcaataaaatatttaaaattatagtctgATCATTGTAATCGTGATAAATTACATAGATTCGTTGTCAGTTTAGGAGCATTCGTTGATTTGGTCACCTGTTTTCAGTACTACTGTGTGTCatcttattatataattgtatgtgtgtgtgtgtgtgtgtgtgtgtgtgtgttcatgAATATGTGTTGTCATGTAGGtaatattttgtctttaatatgtcacatattataatttattgtattctttagtgtatttatatattaatataattattaataattaatatttgtttaatctcaatttcacattattttttattattctttttattattgccGCCAATATGGGAAAACTTAtggtggtcctgaaaaccaTTGTCAGGGCTGTTAGTCCTGAATATAGCTGAGGTCCAACCTTTTTGTGAAACACACTGTTGCCGCGCTACCATCTTCTTTTatcgtctattttttattttgttttctatttctCACATATTGTATTAGACTTAAGACTTTGTTTGTAATGCTTGCCTCggatgttatatgtatatgcatatattgtgTGTATTAGGATCAGTGTGtttaacaaataaagttattattattattattattattataataagcaGTCTAGAAGTAGCTTTTGTGAATCTTGTTTAGTCAAACTGTTAATTATCAAAAACAAATGAGATTTGAAAATATACTTCCAGAAGTACTAGAACATCATAAAACATACTTAAAATTACCCTTTATTTTAGGGAAGTTTTTATAAGTAATGTGGCAACACTGGAAATCATCGCTGCCAATATAACGCCACAGGTATTATTCGTTGAAAAGCACCGCAGAAAAGGTGTCTATATTTAGGTAAAAACGCTCTGTAGTCTGTAGTGTTAATTTGAAACTCAGTTCGTCCGCACATGTCATTATAACAACAACTGTTAGTTGCTAGTTGTATTTGTGTACTTCTCGTGTCCTGAATAAGCTCTTAAACgaaaattagttaattatttctAGATTAATATATTATCGTGCAAATAACCTTTTAACAATGTCTACTTCCACTTTTTTGCGGGTAAAACGTCGCCAGGAAGATAATCCTCAAGATGCATTGGCGCTTACGCTGTGTAAACGCCAGAAAACAGACGCTGAGGAAATTTCACCTTCTCTTCCTGTACTTAGAGGTACTGTAGAAAGTCAGATACGTAAGAAAATATTCTCTGTACAAACTTATCTCAAAATTTAGAACGATAGTACATACAGTGATTTacatggtattttttttttgtaaataaaaattaaataaaaaagcttaggatttaaaaataacgacaatGAACACGTTTTTCACACATCTTTCAatcacacatttttttcttaataggAGCCTacacgtaaataaaaaatacataatagaaAATACACATAAAAGAATAGCACCAAATTCTATTGAACACAAAACTTTTGTCAGTGATATTAGAAACAATAAGAATGAAAAAAGAAAGGATTTTGTGACAAAGAGGCGTTACAAACGCCGCTTCAGCATGGGGGTAAAAATTgtgactgaaaaaaataaaaattgtgatatattagatttacaaaatttaaatcttgttacagaagaaaaaaaagattcGGAGAATGGGCAAAACACAAACGACCTTAAAACTTCTGCTAAAGAAGATTCTCACATATCTATGTTGGATAATCTTGTAAGGTGAGAATATTACATTTGTTATACACATCGACGGCCGTCAGGTAAACTAGTGCTGCAAAGTAGCCTAAGCACTGGTAAGTTTTGGATTCGATTCTTTTTTTAGACTTTGGAAtcatacgtttcagcctgtaatataccacggctgggcataggcttttttcctcatgtatgagaaggatcggagcttaatccaccacgctgctccaatgcgggtaggtggatatattccctattataagtaacgatcgctatcagctgtacataataacaaccggaatCGACAGCTTAATGTGCGCTTcaaagcacggtggggagacccacgactactgcacaaacacccagaccacggtaaacatctgtatggacaataaaaatgtttgtccaATACGGCGAATTTCAAACCCAAGGGTTTGAACCCTTGGGTTTGCAATTAACCACTATAAGTAAATCAATATTTCAATACCACTTGCGCCAGTCAAGTTCATGATATGCTGTTTATGCCACTTGTATTTCTTGCCAATCTATTTTATATGTGCAAACCTTTTTCTAAAGTAAAGTAATATTTCAGACCccgtaacaatattaaattaaaattcctatctcctaaaacaattttttttaatttttcctatTGATGCTAAGACTTCAAAAAACTGTTTTCATACCCAAGTGTTTGAAATTAACCAATATGGGTAGATCAATATTTCAATACCTATTCACTTGCGCCAATCAAGTTCAGGATATGTTGTTTATGCCACTTGTATGTAGGCTATAATTCAATTTTAGACTTTTAATTGATTTcaaaatagaaattataatgTTTTGTCTCTCCAGTAAAatcatataaatgtattttcattatataaaaatcttttcttCAAACTATTTGTTTGgtatataattaaactaaaatccttcaaaattgtttttgttttttattatttcagtatAGAGAACTATGAGACAGAATTAATAGACGGATCAGCTAGAGATAATGGTTTAACGGAATCGGATGTTGAAGATTGTGATGACTCAAATGTGGAAAACTACTGGAAGAATGATTATGCAGATTTCGACATAAGTAATATTGGTAAGGACGATAATATAggtaattattgattttaattatgtaaacaaaGTTTGGTTTATAATTGTTATTCGCTTTGTTGGgagaatttaaaatagttttcacAAATATTGTATGAGTAAGAGAGAGAGTATGTTCAGCAGTATAATGTTACATGCTCAATCTTAGTTATATTGTTTGTGCAgagtactttttttattactttgaccaaaaaaaaaaattcactatTTTGTCAGTCTTCTAAAATTTTTCGAATAAATTATCTCTCCATTTCAACTGTCAAATCGAATTTAAGTTTAACAGGttgagtcaaaaaaaaaaaaacatttttgtaggCTTATTTATgcaattaaagaaaattatttttggttAGGAAATCGTCTGTTTGTACctggctggttttgatatgAATAGTACGTAAAgaaatagaataaattatagtaaaaacaCTTTCCCGCCATTTTTTAAATGCTTTTCAGTCTATCACAGTGAGTGAGTAAAGAATAAATTTGATACATCCTAAATAAGTGGCATTAAGCAATTTAAGTGTTTTCAGAATATGAGTgcttaagatttttaaaatacagaAGCTTTTTCACCTATCTAATATAGTATTTTCTGATGCTTTCtcatttaacaataattgtatAGCTTGgttaaataatgaaaagaaaTAAACATCTTATCAAAATGGTTATGAAcactatctttttatttttttattatagaagatGATGTGTCAAGCGACATAGATGAAGACATATATGATGAGACAATGAAGTTTTCCGATGAAGGCATCAGACTTTATGGCACtgcttacattaaatataagGCCAGATTTCTTACAGAACGGCCCGATGTAATTGATTTGAATAATAACGTACTTTAACAAGGATGGACGACAAGATTCTTAACAATTTAGGGAACAATATGCAGATGACTCGATGGATCCAGATTGAGATATTTAGTGaattatataattgaatatatattttttatgaaaattctgtcttttttaaatattttacaccaCAATTGAAGTAAATACCTTAAATAATgtctacaataataaaaaaccaaagtattcaggaaattattataatacttacaaaatgacatatatagttattttagaTTATGTGAGAAATATTACCCtcttgtttaatgtttaaatattaattcaatgAAAGTTTTAGCCTTAGTTAATTGAAAGACATTGTTTTGGTGTAGTTGTGCGTACAAGGTTCCAATCGGGTTTTATTCCCGCTTCGAATggaatatttgcacaaatatttgttttcggcCTGGGTgactatccttgtgggtctttaCCGGTCGATACCTAGGTCGGTTGCGTTTTTGATCTTATGGAATATTTCTCGGATAGCATGTTCAGCATAGagacttgatagcgatcgttcctcatagtagggaatatatccgccaacccacaatTGAGCATATCTACATATCACGTCAGGCTAAGTAAAGAACCACTCCCCTGCCCCTTCTTTACCTGATAATCTGATCTTTTTTAACTATACGTATTtctttgactatttttcgtcaaCCCTCGTTGTAtaataccttataactttttactgggtgtaccgatttcgatgattctttttaaatcgaaagctagtgcttgttgcatggttccatttaaattgtATAGAGACCCGAGAAgcactttttgaattatttctaataatgcgtatttacatgattattttttcgtctacctatgttgtattactggtcgatataattaaagtcggttttttattcgtttgcaagcaaaaacAACTGTGAacgtattttatagaaaaaccATACGTTACGTTGTCCATGTGACTGTCGGTTTTGGTTTCTGCCGAAACTGAGACCAAGGCTGTTATTTCGGTTTCGGCTTCAGTCAAAAACCTGTTTTCGTCggacattaattattatagatatactcattaaatttatttttatattctttattgtactttaaaaacaaatttaaaaatcatttttacaaaagaTGTTGGCAAGTTAACTTATCTTTATAAGAGAtatctaccagtctacccatagTTGTGAGAACGGCCGCACCACCCATGTGTGCAAAGTGTGCGGTGCTCACAGGTACCAAGACAATAGGGGCGCCGCCTTCGAAAACATTCTACTTACACTTACacaacaacatattttttttttgtagtggaGTATCGATAAGTATGCAGATACAATAGAAGCAACATAATTATGGTTTGTacctaaataacaaaaaatttatggcGCCTATTGTACAAGTCTCCCAAGATAAGAGAAAGAACCGTTGTGAGTTTGTTTAAATGAGTATGAATGCATCACGATGCGATGCGTA is a window from the Melitaea cinxia chromosome 3, ilMelCinx1.1, whole genome shotgun sequence genome containing:
- the LOC123669702 gene encoding probable RNA polymerase II nuclear localization protein SLC7A6OS; the protein is MSTSTFLRVKRRQEDNPQDALALTLCKRQKTDAEEISPSLPVLREEKKDSENGQNTNDLKTSAKEDSHISMLDNLVSIENYETELIDGSARDNGLTESDVEDCDDSNVENYWKNDYADFDISNIGKDDNIEDDVSSDIDEDIYDETMKFSDEGIRLYGTAYIKYKARFLTERPDVIDLNNNVL